In the bacterium SCSIO 12741 genome, ATCCAAGGGTGTGTTATTCGCATCGATGACGTGTTCAGACTGGTACTCCCCTGTTTTGCGAACATCATAAATCACGGGTTTTTCGTCTTTGAGTAGGGCTGCAAATTCCTCCGCACTAATTCCTTCCACTGAATCCACTTCTTTTCCTGCATCTTGCCAGGCGTCCAATCCTCCATCCAGGTATCCAATCACGTTGTCGAAACCAACTCTGGATAACCGGATGATAGTTTCATTGAGACGGTTTTCTGGCGTGATAAGTAGAATAGGCTGTTCCACATCCCGAATCATAGCTCCCACCCATGGAGCAAAATTCCCGTCAATTCCAATGAAAATGGAGTTTGGCACATGAACCTGAGCAAAATCATTCTGGTGTCTAACATCCAGAACTACAGCTCCTGTTTCATTTGCAGCCAACTCAAAGGCTTCTGGTGACAAGGCTTGATTTCCAGTCTCGATTACTTCATCCACATCGGCATAACCCTCTTTATTCAGCTTAACGTTAAAGGGGAAGTAAGCGGGAGGTGGTAACAAACCATCGGTCACTTCTTTTATAAATTCATCTCGGGTCATGTCGGCACGTAGAGCGTAATTCGTCTCTTTTTGTTCGCCTAACAATCCCACCGTTTCTTTACTCATGTTTTTTCCACAGGCAGATCCTGCACCATGACCTGGATAAACGATTACTTCATCCGGAAGGGTCATAATTTTGTTTCTCAAACTGTCGAATAAAATTCCTGCCAGTTCTTCCTGAGTCATGCTCGCGGCCTTTTGAGCCAAATCTGGTCTTCCTACATCTCCAAGAAACAAGGTGTCGCCACTAAACATGGAGTGAGGATTACCATTTTCATCCTGCAGCAAGAAAGTGGTACTTTCCATGGTATGCCCGGGCGTGTGAATAACCTTAATGGATACATTCCCAAGTTCAAATACCTGACCATCTTCAGCTACCAGGCTTTCAAATTTAGGAGCAGCCAAAGGTCCATATACTACGGGTGCTCCGGTTTTCTCGGCCAAGGTTACGTGTCCACTTACAAAGTCAGCGTGGAAGTGAGTTTCAAAAATGTATTTGATCTTAGCTCCCCTTGATTCGGCCAAGTCCATATAAGGTTGTACCTCTCGCAAGGGATCAACGATAGCTGCTTCTCCATTGCTTTCGATGTAATAAGCACCTTGTGCTAAACATCCGGTATATATCTGTTCTACTTTCATGTGTTATTTTCAAATTACAAGGCAAATGTATCGTGGCTCT is a window encoding:
- a CDS encoding MBL fold metallo-hydrolase codes for the protein MKVEQIYTGCLAQGAYYIESNGEAAIVDPLREVQPYMDLAESRGAKIKYIFETHFHADFVSGHVTLAEKTGAPVVYGPLAAPKFESLVAEDGQVFELGNVSIKVIHTPGHTMESTTFLLQDENGNPHSMFSGDTLFLGDVGRPDLAQKAASMTQEELAGILFDSLRNKIMTLPDEVIVYPGHGAGSACGKNMSKETVGLLGEQKETNYALRADMTRDEFIKEVTDGLLPPPAYFPFNVKLNKEGYADVDEVIETGNQALSPEAFELAANETGAVVLDVRHQNDFAQVHVPNSIFIGIDGNFAPWVGAMIRDVEQPILLITPENRLNETIIRLSRVGFDNVIGYLDGGLDAWQDAGKEVDSVEGISAEEFAALLKDEKPVIYDVRKTGEYQSEHVIDANNTPLDYLNDYLSEYQGVEGKRYLYCAGGYRSMIANSLLKSRGIHGIIDVLGGFSAIKNTDAPVSEYVCPSTL